One window of Staphylococcus chromogenes genomic DNA carries:
- a CDS encoding CobW family GTP-binding protein, whose product MFNDKTKVTIVNGFLGSGKTTFLNNYMPKILKNDEKVALIVNEFGNFDMDGQLLNHLDTKVSLMHGCVCCNLQTELMSTIQQLVEHNQVEHIVIEATGIANPIDMMVACEDPKLIQIVQTPEIITIVAAPDIISFDTLSASKRQLLEDQMRASHHIIVNKTDLLKEDKKEEMYSQIREFAPNSHVVWTSFGELHEMLEPQTKDATTSLKSSHGHPVFQSMTYTFQGPVSQEAFVSFILKFPDNILRVKGFLKLREQPNETMAFQYAHPIPSLESVGQEEVPLTLVFIGEHLDKSKLRDQLDMLQFS is encoded by the coding sequence ATGTTTAATGATAAAACAAAAGTTACAATTGTTAATGGTTTTTTAGGGAGCGGCAAAACCACATTTCTAAACAATTATATGCCAAAAATATTAAAAAATGATGAGAAAGTTGCGTTAATTGTCAATGAATTTGGTAATTTTGACATGGATGGGCAACTTTTAAATCATTTAGATACAAAAGTTTCATTAATGCATGGGTGTGTCTGTTGTAATTTACAAACAGAGCTAATGAGTACCATACAACAATTAGTAGAACATAATCAAGTAGAACACATCGTGATTGAAGCAACAGGGATAGCCAACCCGATAGACATGATGGTGGCATGTGAAGATCCAAAGCTTATTCAAATAGTACAGACGCCTGAAATTATTACAATAGTCGCAGCTCCCGATATCATTTCTTTTGATACTTTGAGTGCATCGAAACGTCAGTTGTTAGAAGATCAAATGCGTGCAAGCCACCATATCATTGTCAATAAGACAGATTTATTAAAAGAGGATAAAAAAGAAGAAATGTATTCTCAAATCCGTGAATTTGCTCCGAATAGTCACGTGGTTTGGACTTCATTTGGAGAACTACATGAAATGCTAGAACCACAAACTAAAGATGCTACAACTTCACTCAAATCTTCTCATGGGCATCCCGTTTTTCAAAGTATGACTTATACATTTCAAGGGCCTGTCTCTCAAGAAGCGTTTGTGAGTTTCATACTGAAATTTCCAGATAATATTTTAAGAGTGAAAGGCTTTCTCAAGTTAAGGGAGCAACCCAACGAGACAATGGCATTTCAATATGCACATCCCATTCCTTCTTTAGAAAGTGTGGGACAAGAAGAAGTTCCGCTCACGCTTGTATTTATAGGTGAACATTTAGATAAGTCTAAATTAAGAGACCAACTGGATATGTTACAATTTAGCTAA
- a CDS encoding amino acid ABC transporter ATP-binding/permease protein, whose amino-acid sequence MSKRITRSLNTSLNIKWNRDIVLAVILGGVGTMVALAMFFLSGYMITQSALGAPLFALMGLIVSVKLFGFTRAITRYYERLYSHRATFTMLRDVRVQFYKALVPIVPNVFRHFKTSDLLGNMVSQIESLQNIYLRVYYPPIVIGLTSIITIITLLFFTPWHAVLIAIVMVLSLWVVPNVSAKRALTIKQKLDYKYNYFMHRYFDFILGYEELKRFNQLGTYRDSLNEAEKQLSEAEHQEQMFHIFYQFILNVISMIAIFLTILCIIFQIKQGAFDPVLSTSTVLMLLTLFEQHVMMSQVAYYKAETDQATQQLNEVMTLGHVAEGDEKITVANLKDQTELFHLDQVTHRFPTQEQPVLKSVQLKIKKGEHVAILGASGSGKSTLLHLLMGLYPVTNGTFNIAGTSQFHRSHWLTQVNALTQDAQFFDGSIKENLLINGSEKEDLQALERVGLAHIALERNVTLNREALSGGEFQRLALARLWLKGAPVWILDEPSQGIDAKRAANIMSEIHKSADTLIVATHDLNILSGFDTVYKMIDGKLQRYPQV is encoded by the coding sequence ATGTCGAAACGTATAACCCGGTCTCTAAATACATCGTTAAATATTAAGTGGAATCGTGATATTGTTCTCGCTGTTATCCTAGGTGGCGTCGGGACGATGGTTGCTTTAGCCATGTTCTTTTTAAGTGGCTATATGATTACGCAAAGTGCCTTAGGGGCCCCTTTATTTGCTTTAATGGGTTTAATCGTAAGTGTGAAATTATTCGGCTTCACCCGTGCGATTACACGCTATTATGAAAGATTATATTCGCATAGAGCGACATTTACGATGTTGCGTGATGTGCGTGTTCAGTTTTACAAAGCGCTTGTTCCAATTGTTCCAAACGTATTTCGACATTTTAAAACAAGTGATTTATTAGGCAACATGGTGTCACAAATCGAATCGCTCCAAAATATTTATTTAAGAGTATATTATCCGCCAATTGTGATTGGATTGACGAGTATCATCACAATTATTACCTTACTATTCTTTACACCGTGGCATGCGGTGCTCATTGCGATAGTTATGGTTTTATCATTATGGGTAGTCCCGAATGTGAGTGCCAAGCGCGCATTGACCATTAAACAAAAATTAGATTATAAATATAACTATTTCATGCATCGGTACTTTGATTTTATTTTAGGTTATGAAGAATTAAAACGATTTAACCAACTTGGTACTTACAGGGATTCACTAAATGAGGCAGAAAAACAATTAAGTGAAGCAGAGCATCAAGAACAAATGTTTCATATCTTTTATCAATTTATCCTAAATGTCATCAGTATGATTGCCATTTTCTTAACGATTCTGTGCATCATTTTTCAAATAAAACAAGGCGCTTTTGATCCTGTTTTGTCTACAAGTACAGTCCTTATGTTATTAACCTTATTTGAACAACATGTCATGATGAGTCAGGTGGCATATTACAAAGCAGAAACGGATCAAGCGACGCAACAACTGAATGAAGTGATGACGCTTGGACACGTCGCTGAAGGAGACGAAAAAATTACTGTCGCCAATTTAAAAGACCAAACTGAGCTTTTTCATTTAGACCAAGTCACACATCGCTTTCCAACACAGGAACAGCCAGTCCTTAAGTCGGTTCAGCTTAAAATAAAAAAAGGGGAACATGTCGCAATTTTAGGTGCCTCAGGTTCAGGGAAATCTACATTACTCCATCTCTTGATGGGACTTTATCCAGTTACAAATGGAACATTTAATATTGCGGGCACCTCTCAGTTTCATCGTTCACATTGGTTAACGCAAGTCAATGCTTTAACGCAAGATGCGCAGTTTTTTGATGGTTCTATAAAAGAAAATTTATTAATTAACGGTTCAGAAAAAGAAGATTTACAAGCATTGGAACGCGTCGGTTTAGCTCATATTGCTTTAGAGCGCAATGTCACTTTAAACCGAGAGGCGCTTTCAGGTGGGGAGTTTCAACGTTTAGCACTTGCACGTCTATGGTTGAAAGGGGCACCCGTATGGATACTAGATGAACCGTCCCAAGGCATTGATGCTAAAAGAGCGGCGAATATCATGTCAGAAATACACAAGTCAGCGGATACTCTTATTGTGGCGACACACGATTTAAATATTTTAAGTGGATTTGACACAGTGTACAAGATGATAGATGGCAAACTTCAACGCTATCCACAAGTTTAA
- a CDS encoding DoxX family protein produces the protein MKLGMLLIRWMLATSFLVHGTLKFVDLDGTIHFLGSLGLPPTLAVLMSIGEVVGGVMLIAGILTPYVNVFYISVMLGSIFTLKLSRGYVSGFEFEIIHIVMNLACICSYKWNKWMQFY, from the coding sequence ATGAAACTAGGTATGTTACTCATTAGATGGATGCTTGCAACTTCATTTTTAGTACACGGAACTTTAAAATTTGTGGATTTAGACGGAACGATTCACTTTTTAGGGTCATTGGGATTACCCCCAACTTTAGCCGTTTTAATGTCAATTGGTGAAGTTGTCGGCGGTGTCATGCTCATTGCCGGTATACTTACGCCTTATGTTAATGTGTTTTATATCAGTGTGATGTTAGGTTCAATTTTCACACTTAAATTAAGTCGTGGTTATGTGAGTGGCTTTGAATTTGAAATCATTCATATCGTCATGAACCTCGCTTGTATTTGTAGCTATAAATGGAATAAGTGGATGCAATTTTATTAA
- a CDS encoding TIGR00730 family Rossman fold protein, translated as MKRIAIFCGASKGHNEIYVNKAYELGTYLAKHNIELVFGAGSVGIMGAIQKGVLDHGGKAIGVMPRFLDEREITSQDVTELILVDSMHERKQKMSELADAFIMAPGGAGSLEEFFEIYSWAQIGLHQKPIGIFNTNQFFQPLIALIDHMIAEGFIDQKYKNLAMPYDTPETLIDGLKQAKPISTRTYD; from the coding sequence ATTAAACGAATTGCAATTTTTTGTGGAGCAAGTAAAGGACATAATGAAATTTATGTGAACAAAGCCTATGAACTTGGCACTTATTTAGCGAAACACAACATCGAACTAGTTTTTGGCGCAGGTTCGGTAGGTATTATGGGTGCGATTCAAAAAGGAGTTTTAGATCATGGAGGCAAGGCTATCGGCGTGATGCCCCGATTTTTAGATGAACGTGAAATTACAAGTCAAGACGTCACAGAATTAATTCTCGTTGATTCTATGCATGAGCGAAAACAAAAAATGTCAGAGTTAGCTGATGCTTTCATTATGGCCCCAGGGGGTGCTGGATCCCTTGAAGAGTTTTTTGAAATATATAGTTGGGCGCAAATTGGTCTCCACCAAAAGCCGATTGGTATCTTCAATACAAACCAATTTTTTCAACCCTTAATCGCCCTTATTGATCATATGATAGCGGAAGGATTTATTGATCAAAAATATAAAAATTTGGCTATGCCCTATGACACCCCTGAAACACTCATCGACGGATTAAAACAAGCCAAACCTATTTCAACAAGAACATATGACTAA
- a CDS encoding CPBP family intramembrane glutamic endopeptidase, with translation MNASKTQRPHWRDLWAFVIYFGLSQIIALLLYYFYMHFAISKTPTPVLFLWTSTLTSVGVIGFLAWSHRHHLKTKLIQQLRGLKQAFLSIILAYVIYLILNVFLGVALKFLPKAWQFDNTSNQKALLVLFQDKSWLPFVFIVLVILTPITEELLFRHIIIGELGKKFGIWVMGAFSIFIFTFLHVKSATSPFEAAPYLLMSCLFVIMYIRSRCNIAVSITLHMLVNGFSFLAIVMQSI, from the coding sequence ATGAACGCATCTAAAACACAGCGTCCGCATTGGCGGGATTTGTGGGCATTTGTCATTTATTTTGGATTATCTCAAATCATTGCGCTTTTGCTCTACTATTTTTATATGCATTTTGCAATTTCAAAAACACCGACGCCCGTCCTCTTTTTATGGACGAGTACTTTGACTTCTGTTGGGGTCATTGGTTTTCTTGCTTGGTCACATCGCCACCATCTAAAAACAAAATTGATACAACAACTGAGAGGATTAAAGCAGGCCTTTCTCTCCATCATTTTGGCGTATGTCATTTATCTTATTTTGAATGTCTTTTTAGGTGTGGCTTTAAAATTTTTGCCAAAAGCTTGGCAATTTGACAATACTTCGAACCAAAAAGCGCTTTTAGTGCTGTTTCAAGATAAAAGTTGGCTCCCTTTTGTTTTCATCGTTTTAGTCATTTTAACGCCAATTACAGAAGAGTTGTTATTTCGACATATTATCATCGGGGAACTGGGCAAGAAATTTGGGATTTGGGTAATGGGAGCTTTTTCCATATTTATTTTCACATTTTTGCACGTGAAGTCTGCCACATCCCCTTTTGAAGCAGCCCCTTATTTATTAATGTCTTGCCTATTTGTAATTATGTATATACGGTCGCGATGCAATATTGCCGTTTCTATCACATTACATATGTTGGTCAATGGCTTTTCGTTTTTGGCCATTGTGATGCAATCTATTTAA
- a CDS encoding undecaprenyl-diphosphate phosphatase, translating into MLFFELLKALVLGIVEGLTEFAPVSSTGHMILVDDMWLKSTQFLGSESAFTFKVVIQLGSVFAAAWVFRHKYFEMLHIGKYAPEVQSGRRSKPRRLKITHILVGMIPAGILGVLFDDFIEKHLFSVPTVLIGLFLGAIYMIIADKFSRNVRNPIQVDEINYFQAFVIGLSQAIAMWPGFSRSGSTISTGVLMKMDHKSASDFTFMMAVPIMLAASGLSLVKNIGFIHLSHIPFYIIGFLAAFIFGLLSIKLFLTLIQRVKLLPFAIYRIVLVVVIAVVYYGIIK; encoded by the coding sequence ATGCTATTTTTCGAATTACTTAAGGCATTAGTGCTTGGTATCGTTGAAGGTTTAACAGAATTTGCGCCTGTCTCTTCAACGGGTCACATGATTTTAGTAGATGATATGTGGTTGAAATCAACACAATTTTTAGGTTCTGAATCGGCATTTACATTCAAAGTTGTGATTCAGTTAGGATCCGTATTTGCAGCAGCATGGGTCTTTAGACATAAATATTTTGAAATGTTACACATTGGCAAATATGCCCCAGAAGTCCAAAGCGGACGTCGTTCTAAGCCACGTCGTTTAAAAATCACTCATATTTTAGTAGGGATGATTCCTGCAGGTATACTTGGTGTGTTATTTGACGATTTTATTGAAAAACATTTGTTCAGTGTACCTACTGTATTAATTGGCTTATTTTTAGGTGCCATTTATATGATTATCGCCGACAAGTTTAGTCGCAACGTTCGTAACCCCATTCAAGTCGACGAAATTAACTATTTTCAAGCATTCGTCATTGGTTTATCTCAAGCGATTGCGATGTGGCCTGGTTTTTCGCGTTCAGGGTCCACAATTTCAACGGGTGTATTAATGAAAATGGACCACAAATCGGCTTCTGACTTTACCTTTATGATGGCCGTACCTATTATGTTAGCCGCAAGCGGACTTTCACTCGTTAAAAATATAGGTTTTATTCACCTTTCTCATATTCCGTTTTATATTATTGGATTTTTAGCGGCATTTATTTTTGGATTATTATCTATCAAGTTATTCTTAACGTTAATCCAACGTGTAAAATTATTACCATTTGCGATTTATCGAATCGTACTCGTGGTTGTCATCGCTGTTGTTTACTACGGCATTATTAAATAA
- a CDS encoding MarR family winged helix-turn-helix transcriptional regulator has product MSDHLNLKEQVCFSLYNAQRQVNRYYSNKIFKKYNLTYPQFLVLEILWNQSPVNVKKVVTDLALDTGTVSPLLKRMEQIDLIKRERSEIDQREVYVHLTEKSEKMKPELENASKTVAEASSLDPDEIKELNRLLDKIITAFSESK; this is encoded by the coding sequence ATGTCTGATCATCTTAATTTAAAAGAGCAAGTATGTTTCAGTTTGTATAACGCACAACGTCAAGTGAACCGTTATTATTCAAACAAAATATTTAAAAAATACAACTTAACTTATCCACAATTTCTAGTACTTGAAATTTTATGGAATCAATCACCTGTAAATGTGAAAAAAGTTGTTACTGATCTTGCCTTGGACACAGGAACGGTTTCGCCATTACTTAAACGTATGGAACAAATTGATTTAATCAAAAGAGAGCGTTCTGAAATCGATCAACGTGAAGTCTACGTACACCTCACTGAAAAAAGTGAAAAAATGAAACCTGAATTAGAAAACGCTTCTAAAACTGTAGCTGAAGCCTCTTCACTTGATCCTGATGAAATTAAAGAATTGAATCGTTTACTTGATAAGATCATTACTGCTTTTAGTGAATCAAAATAA
- a CDS encoding YaiI/YqxD family protein, whose protein sequence is MRVLIDGDACPVVDSIIELTTETGIFVHIYRSYAHYSHQGFPPHVQVHYIDGGRDAVDFALVKAMSSKDLVVTQDYGLASIALQKARYVMHHLGYLYTQDNIDQLLLQRFYNQQERRKTRRYGKGPKPFKQAQRQQFEASFQSIIDKEKESFS, encoded by the coding sequence ATGCGTGTACTCATTGATGGAGATGCTTGTCCTGTTGTTGATTCAATCATTGAATTGACAACTGAGACAGGCATTTTTGTACATATTTACCGAAGCTACGCACACTATTCGCATCAAGGTTTCCCGCCCCATGTTCAAGTACATTATATTGATGGTGGACGCGATGCAGTGGATTTTGCTCTCGTCAAAGCTATGTCATCAAAGGATTTAGTGGTCACGCAAGATTATGGTCTTGCAAGTATTGCACTTCAAAAAGCACGCTATGTCATGCATCACCTCGGCTATTTGTATACTCAAGACAACATTGATCAACTTTTATTGCAACGCTTTTATAACCAACAAGAGCGACGTAAAACTCGGCGTTATGGTAAAGGACCTAAACCTTTTAAGCAAGCTCAACGTCAACAATTTGAAGCCTCATTTCAATCCATTATCGATAAAGAAAAGGAGTCTTTTTCATGA
- a CDS encoding aldo/keto reductase, protein MKKVSINQHVSYSQIIQGFYRADKWNMSKQELNTFIHQLVENGITTMDHADIYGHYTVEKMFGDALNLSPELKSQIEIVTKCGIVQPNTIFPDQTEHRYDVSKKHIKRSVERSLNNLQVDVIDTLLIHRPSPLMKPCEITEALQELVEEGKVKSFGVSNFRRSQYELLNECLKDDRFHIAVNQVEISPYHLNAFHDGTIDDMYKDQVKIMAWGPFAGGRLFDSSDKVSKRVLPVLKQIASSHQTSVEAVVIAWFMKHPASILPILGTQHMTRVQQAIKGLEIQLSDQEWFDIYTAAQGYDIP, encoded by the coding sequence ATGAAAAAGGTTTCGATTAATCAACATGTCTCGTACTCACAAATCATCCAAGGATTTTATCGTGCAGACAAATGGAACATGTCAAAACAGGAATTGAATACATTCATACATCAACTTGTTGAAAATGGTATAACAACGATGGACCATGCTGATATTTATGGGCATTACACTGTTGAAAAAATGTTTGGAGACGCTTTAAATTTATCTCCTGAGCTTAAATCTCAAATTGAAATCGTCACTAAATGCGGTATCGTGCAACCTAACACTATATTTCCTGATCAAACGGAACATCGTTATGATGTCAGTAAAAAACATATTAAGCGTTCGGTTGAGCGTTCATTAAATAACTTACAGGTGGACGTGATTGACACTTTATTAATTCATAGACCATCTCCCTTAATGAAACCCTGTGAAATTACAGAAGCTCTCCAGGAATTAGTTGAAGAAGGGAAAGTAAAATCATTTGGTGTGTCAAATTTTCGACGTTCTCAATATGAACTTCTAAATGAATGTTTAAAAGATGACCGCTTTCATATCGCAGTTAACCAGGTTGAAATTTCACCTTATCATTTAAATGCCTTTCACGATGGGACAATAGATGATATGTATAAAGACCAAGTTAAAATAATGGCTTGGGGGCCTTTTGCGGGAGGACGATTATTTGATTCCTCTGATAAGGTGTCGAAGCGTGTGTTACCTGTTTTAAAACAAATAGCTTCATCGCATCAGACATCCGTCGAGGCAGTTGTGATTGCATGGTTTATGAAACATCCTGCGTCTATTCTACCTATCCTTGGGACACAACATATGACACGTGTTCAACAAGCCATAAAAGGTTTAGAAATACAGTTATCAGATCAGGAATGGTTCGATATTTATACGGCTGCGCAAGGATATGATATTCCGTAA
- the mdh gene encoding malate dehydrogenase, with product MKRKKVSIIGSGHTGSTLAFITATRDIADVVLVDREKNKQAIKGKTLDILQSGSILGFDTHVTSTTDYSETKDSDVVVITAGVPRLPGMTRDELIQTNEQVMIEVTEQIVKYSPECKIIVLTNPVDAMTYTVYQKSGFPSERVMGQSGVLDSARFNTFVADALGVAVNDVHGIVLGGHGDTMVPLIRHSHVNGVPFNELLPQEKIQDIIKRTQNGGAEIVKLLGDGSAYYAPAAAVYEMVEAIILDKKRVLPSIAYCNGVYGLEDLYIGVPTVLGVNGIEKVIEIDLTDEERQQFAHSAEAVRQLKASLKGHV from the coding sequence ATGAAACGTAAAAAAGTATCTATTATAGGTTCGGGGCATACAGGTTCAACACTGGCCTTTATAACGGCAACACGCGACATTGCGGATGTCGTTTTAGTCGATCGAGAAAAAAATAAGCAAGCCATCAAAGGGAAAACATTAGACATCTTACAAAGCGGATCGATTTTAGGATTTGATACGCATGTCACATCGACAACGGATTATAGTGAAACTAAAGATTCTGACGTTGTTGTGATTACAGCAGGGGTGCCACGTTTGCCAGGCATGACGAGAGATGAATTGATTCAAACAAACGAACAAGTCATGATTGAGGTGACTGAGCAAATTGTTAAATATTCACCGGAGTGTAAAATTATTGTACTCACGAACCCAGTTGATGCGATGACCTATACTGTCTATCAAAAATCAGGATTTCCGAGTGAACGCGTGATGGGACAATCTGGAGTATTAGATTCAGCAAGATTTAATACATTTGTGGCAGACGCTTTAGGCGTTGCGGTTAATGATGTGCATGGCATCGTTCTAGGTGGTCATGGGGATACAATGGTACCTTTAATAAGACATAGTCATGTGAATGGCGTTCCCTTCAATGAACTTTTACCGCAAGAAAAAATACAAGATATTATTAAGCGCACACAAAATGGGGGTGCGGAAATTGTCAAACTGCTCGGAGATGGCTCGGCTTATTATGCCCCTGCAGCTGCGGTATATGAAATGGTGGAGGCCATTATTTTAGACAAAAAGCGTGTGTTGCCAAGTATCGCCTATTGTAACGGTGTTTATGGGTTAGAAGATTTATATATCGGTGTGCCAACAGTGCTAGGGGTAAATGGGATTGAGAAAGTCATTGAAATTGATTTGACAGACGAGGAACGTCAACAGTTTGCGCATTCTGCAGAAGCGGTACGCCAACTTAAAGCATCACTCAAGGGGCATGTTTAA
- a CDS encoding ABC transporter ATP-binding protein/permease — protein sequence MKWLFNWLKQYRLYVVLFGVVNLILALTVIAQNVTIAVILDRLLFNKGASWFYVLTILAMALLLRATLMMFNDVLGERISHLVRREVRYRLLHQQSSEPVGAKINIATETIKEMLPFFRTYLPQFFKSTFIPFVIILVMFGIHWPSAVIMLVTAPFIPLFYIIFGLKTRDAAKDQMTFLNQFSQRFVNLTRGLVTLKLFQRSDLAIDKIEQESTQFRDKTMVILRSAFLSGLMLDFISMLGIGLVALEVGLSLIVFKNISFLSATIAFILAPEFYNAMKDLGQAFHVGKESEGASDIVRKALDEETVEQPPIPIDAHQQPLIEMKAVSYRYPHTDVDVIQDVSGCIHEGDHIAIVGPSGAGKTTLVQLLIGERTLSKGTITYAKPLNIGYLSQQPYIFNATIAENITLFKETDELAIETVLKQVALSDKVAQLKKGIYTMIGEGGEMLSGGEMRRIELARVLLLNPDLIVLDEPTTGLDIETEQKIQETLQSHFSKCTTLTIAHRQEVLNTATRRWYIDGGKMIKDDTIIKTEM from the coding sequence ATGAAATGGCTTTTTAATTGGTTAAAACAATACCGACTTTATGTTGTGCTCTTCGGTGTGGTTAATCTTATATTGGCATTGACCGTGATTGCTCAAAATGTGACAATCGCAGTGATTTTAGACCGTCTGTTATTTAACAAAGGCGCTTCTTGGTTCTATGTGCTCACCATACTCGCAATGGCATTGCTACTGAGAGCGACATTGATGATGTTTAATGATGTGTTAGGCGAACGGATAAGCCATCTTGTGCGACGTGAGGTGAGATATCGATTACTTCATCAACAGTCCAGTGAACCTGTGGGTGCAAAGATCAATATTGCGACAGAAACTATTAAAGAGATGTTGCCCTTTTTTAGAACGTATTTACCTCAATTTTTCAAATCCACTTTTATTCCTTTCGTGATTATTCTCGTGATGTTTGGAATACATTGGCCTTCAGCAGTGATTATGCTCGTGACCGCACCGTTTATTCCTTTGTTCTATATTATTTTCGGGTTGAAAACACGTGATGCAGCGAAAGATCAAATGACATTTTTAAACCAATTCAGTCAGCGCTTTGTCAATTTGACACGTGGATTGGTGACCCTCAAATTGTTTCAACGTTCCGACCTGGCGATCGATAAAATAGAACAAGAGAGTACGCAATTTCGAGATAAAACAATGGTCATTCTTAGAAGTGCATTTTTATCTGGCTTAATGCTAGATTTTATTAGTATGTTAGGGATTGGTCTTGTTGCTTTAGAGGTTGGTTTGAGTTTAATCGTTTTTAAGAATATCTCGTTTTTATCAGCCACTATTGCTTTTATATTAGCACCAGAATTTTATAATGCTATGAAGGATTTAGGGCAAGCGTTTCACGTCGGTAAAGAGAGTGAGGGGGCGAGTGACATTGTTCGAAAAGCACTGGATGAAGAGACAGTCGAACAGCCACCTATCCCTATAGATGCGCATCAACAACCATTAATTGAGATGAAAGCCGTTTCTTACCGCTATCCTCACACGGATGTAGACGTGATTCAAGATGTATCAGGGTGTATTCACGAAGGAGACCATATCGCGATTGTGGGTCCAAGTGGCGCCGGTAAAACAACGTTAGTGCAACTTTTAATAGGTGAACGCACATTGTCTAAAGGCACCATCACCTATGCTAAACCTTTAAATATAGGTTATTTATCGCAACAGCCGTATATTTTTAATGCTACCATTGCTGAAAACATCACCTTATTTAAAGAGACGGACGAATTAGCGATTGAAACAGTTTTAAAACAAGTTGCTTTGAGTGATAAAGTCGCCCAACTAAAAAAAGGCATCTATACGATGATTGGGGAAGGAGGCGAAATGCTTTCCGGAGGAGAAATGCGTAGAATAGAGCTGGCACGTGTTTTATTATTAAATCCTGATTTGATTGTGCTGGATGAACCTACGACAGGTTTAGATATAGAGACTGAACAAAAAATACAAGAAACACTACAATCGCACTTTTCTAAATGCACCACACTCACCATTGCACATCGACAAGAGGTGCTTAATACTGCAACGAGACGATGGTACATCGATGGAGGAAAGATGATTAAAGATGACACTATCATTAAAACTGAAATGTAA
- a CDS encoding CPBP family intramembrane glutamic endopeptidase codes for MNHISTFFKDDLSVSKESTGRVFLKGILFAFLLIIAFDISNYTPDHPLWSVVSVICLVVIIAIMPYFGIHFISLKALKVSDLFIVIAALLFMFGLDNAFTYFIDDNNVNDTGIDHDFQGVPLWASIISIAIVPAIAEELVTRGIILRLFFRHHLFIGMIVSSAIFAYLHESDSLIGYLPYFYAGLIFSLVYLKTKRIEAAMLVHFLNNFLGTI; via the coding sequence ATGAATCACATTTCAACTTTTTTTAAAGATGATTTATCTGTATCAAAAGAGTCGACAGGACGCGTCTTTTTAAAGGGAATACTATTTGCATTCCTACTAATCATTGCTTTTGATATTAGCAACTACACGCCTGACCATCCTCTATGGTCTGTCGTCTCAGTCATATGCCTTGTGGTTATTATCGCCATAATGCCTTACTTTGGTATACATTTTATTTCTTTGAAAGCCTTAAAAGTCTCGGATCTTTTTATTGTTATCGCTGCATTATTATTTATGTTCGGCTTAGATAATGCATTCACTTATTTTATAGATGATAACAATGTCAACGACACTGGCATTGATCATGATTTCCAAGGCGTGCCATTATGGGCTTCAATTATAAGCATCGCTATAGTCCCAGCGATTGCTGAAGAACTGGTCACACGTGGCATTATTTTACGCTTATTTTTTAGACATCATTTATTTATAGGCATGATTGTTTCAAGTGCAATATTCGCTTATTTGCACGAATCCGATTCACTCATTGGCTACCTTCCTTATTTTTATGCAGGTCTCATATTTTCACTTGTCTATTTAAAAACAAAGCGTATTGAAGCAGCCATGTTGGTTCATTTTTTAAATAATTTTCTAGGAACAATTTAA